CCTGCTATCTGCTGGTCTTTGTACAACATGTCCAAAGCCAACTAAAAATAACATCCAATACAGAAATAGAACAGTGTTCCCAGGGAGCTAATTTTAATCCCATTCTTACGGTATACAGATGGATAAATGCTGTAGATAAAATTTGCTATTTTTTCTGGTTGGCAGCTTGTATGTTATTTCTTTCATGATAAAGGGTATTTGTGCATTTGGGGACAAATTTTGCTCGTTTCATCCAGATCacgcttctttctttttttgactgGGCTGAACCTTTGAACTTCCAGCCCAGATTTTAGGGCAAAACAGCCAACCTATTTCTGCATTTCATCGTTGGGTAGGTGCTCAGTGAAGCTCCTTCACAGATTCAATTGGCAGATGGTCCCCAGCCAATTTTCCCCAAAGGGCATTATGGAGAAAAAAACGGTAACCCTCTCCCACCTGCAAATGGCTGAAACTGGGCTTAGGGTACCAAGCTATTTTGAATAAGTACCCACAGGCATTACTGCCACTGTTGATGAGGTTCAGCTTGGAAGCTGGATGGGATTGGGGGACGAGCAGCTCTGATCCTGCCTGTACTTGCTGGTTCTGCCATCTTAACCAAGCAACAGGAAACTTCCATGGAGATTCAGATACTAATCCTGCTTCCGGAACTAGGTTATCGGTGGTGCTTGAATCTGTGATGTTCCTCAAACTGAAAGCAAACATCTGATGCTGCAAGACACCAAACAAGCACAGAATACtgagtggtggtgggggtggaatgGAACGGGATGGACTCGCCTCTTATGTTTCATAATCAAGCCGACAGAATAGCAGACGTCTTTGTGTTTCTCCTCCGAGTGGAGCTTCACGTCAGGCCCCGCTTCCTCTTTCCGGCGTTCGATGTGCTCTAGAGTATGCTGAACTAAATAGCCCACTGCTCCGTGCTGGGAGGGGTCAAGCGCTTGGATGTGTTGCAAGATGTCCAGCACCTTTGGAGAAGAAGGAAGGCAAAATAATGCACCGCTGCAAACAGCTGCCATTTCCGTGAGCTGGTGCCACAGACAACGAACGGGGTAGGGAGACTGGGAGCAGACCCTCCTGCCCTGACAAAACACACGTTTGCAATCCTGACATTCCCGCAAGGCAGGAGTGTCTCACGAGGGAGCATGCCATGCCTCATCTTTAAAGGCTTGGCAGGCATGGCTGGGAAACATGTTGGGACGTCTTTGCCGCTTCTATCCAGTTCAGAACTTCTTGCCCTGCTCCTGAACTCCTGCACTGTGACCCCTGAGCACTGTGTCTGTTGCAGAGGCCACACTGTGGCTTGCCTGATTTAAGATCTTTCTTAACGGCAAGCAAGGGCCTCCGCTTGTGTGTTTTGGGGCAGGAGCCTGGGCAAGTGGTGGCACACAGGGCTTAAGTACCTTCTCTGGCCAGATTCCCAGGTGGAAGTATAATCGAGCCTGGAGCATGAGATGTTGCACGTTGTCTGGGTACATGGCCAGGTACAGATCCAAGGAGTCTCGCAGAAGCTGGTAGGACTGATCAGTGCTTTCCCTGgcaaacagaaacaggcaaaggCAAAGGTTATGCTTTCATTCATGTTCATGAAACTGGTTGATGAGGGCCAATGGGGGCACTACCCCACCTACCTTGCTCTGCCCCAACCAATCTGCTTTTCTATTTGCAGTCAGTCCAAGGGACAGCCctgcctatcagcttcctcctcctccttagcctcagcTCTTAGCTGGGAGGACAGGGACAAGACTGGAATTAGCTGGTTCTGCCTGCTATTAGCCCCACCAGTTGCCGAggttcctgccttctgccctaccagatCAGCAGCAGAAGACTTCTAGCAGACTTGGACCCTGGACTTCCTACTTTGTAGCTGCCTCTTAGCAGCTGCGGCATTTCACCACCCGAACCTGCGATTTTTGGGTCTCCCCAGAAGGGCTTTTGGCGCAACGCTCTGCTGGGCTCTTACCGCTTCCCGATGTTCAACAAGTTGCCCACCATTCGCTGCAAAACCTCCTTTGCTGTCGCCACGCCGTAAAATTCCTCGGTCACGTGGTGCCCGATCAGGTACTCGCACTCTTTCACGGTAAGCTGCTTCCCCTTCCCAAAAGCGTCGATATAGGCATAGTCATAGATGTTTGTGCTTctgcagaaagaaagcaaaaacgaAGGGCGAGACTTTAGCAAGCATAGCACGCTTCTCTTTCGAGAAGAAACAAACTGCTCTTCCACGCAATAATGGGGCTGTCACCCTCATGGCAGGAGTGGTGGGTATACCCTGACATGGCACAGgtgtgcatacacacatacatacaatgAGGTGGCCAGGCTTATTTTTTAATACAGCACCCCTTAGGCACAGAGAAAAGGGGCACACATTTTGCATGACGGTGCTGTTCTGGCTGCACAAAGAAGCAACCCATGGGGAGCTGAGATTGCTCTCAGGGGTGGcgtggggtgtgcgtgtgtgtgtctatgGGCAAATGCCATTTTTGCCCCCTGGAAAACCACTACCATTTATTCTAGGCAGCTGCGTTCCCGCCATCTTGCGACACTGTCAGAGCCGCCACAGAGTGAAATTTATAACTTTCAGTTCCACGGCTGGTTAGATCCCTGGCAGATAATGAGATCGCACAGACGTTATTGATGACTATGGAAAAAGCGGGGTTTTTCTAATCGAACGCGACCCATTTCTCTTCTGCAGTAGAaggacacatgcacacacataccctTCCCAATTACTTCACCGTTTGGCAGCAGTTAACTTGAAAATGGCAACGCGGGATGCTGAAGCTACCTTGCTGCCTGAGATAGCTGCCTCTCTCGCTGCCTTGCCAGctcagaaaacaagcttcctggTGGGAGAGTGGGAGGCCAAGTGAAACTTTAAAAGCTTACCCTTCTGTCCCTTGGCACCATCTGAGCAGAAAGTGGCTGGGAAAGTTGACAGGCTCCAGCCGCACACCCAACTGCCTGGCAATTGTCAAGTAAAGCACCGACAAGCTGATTGGGATTCCAGTCCTGTGGATCAAAACCTGAAACCAGAAAAAGAAAACGAGACCAACAATgagggtgagggtgggggataGTCCCTCTGATCTGGGATTATGTTTAAGCCCACCATCCAAAGCAGGGACGGGTCAGTTTACAGCCTTGCAGTACAATGGATCCTCTGTTCTTTTAAGGAGAGGAAGACAAATAGGCCCAGAagctcccatataaccactgagaACAATCTGTCTCTCTGTTTCGTTTATTTGTAAGATGTGTAAGCCgctttcccccacattgtggCCCCCAAGTGGTTTCCCATGGAAGAATAAAAGCACAACGCTAAGAACAGATGCAATGGATAAAAACAGCACGAAAACAGCAGTAGTGCCGTGAGACTGCActatctgaaaccccagagttgATATTCCCAATCCTGGGAGAGTAAAGGGTGCTATGATGCGGTGATGGAAGGGCGAGACAGAGAGGAGACTTGGAAGTGACTAGTCTCTGATGGCTAGCGGATGGTCCCAAAGAGACAACAGACAGCAACTGTCTGCCGCTTCAATTCTTTGTCTTGCCAgaacatcctccccccccccatgcggcACCACCCCCTGCCCATTGGCTCAGCTGATCAGAGCGCCCTAATTTCCGCCCTCCCCCAGGAACATCTCTAACCTGTTCACTCTAAATCACTGCTTTTAGGGCAGCATGTAAACGTATTCCTATGCCAAAAAAGGCAAGTTAATGGGCAGGTAAGTTCTCCTTCATTCCTTTTACCTGGCGGATGTATGAATTCAGGGAATTGTAGTAATCCACCTCGTTCCCTTTGTATTTCAATTGCTCATAGAGGACGTAGTTCATGGCATCGAGGACCTGCCTCTGAAGCTCCACCTGAGAGACGATCAAGACCTCCCCTGAAACACGAGAATAAATTAATTCGCTGAAACTGCTAGGAAAACAGGagtgttctcacagcggccaacaaGAAGCCTGTGGGAAAACCGCAAGAAGGACCTgcgcacaagagcactctcccctcccagaGCTTCCAGAAACTTGAGTTGCAGCAGTTGCCTGCACAAATTCATCGCCtcacactctgggcggctcccaacagaatattaaaaacacaataaaacttcaaacattaaaaacttccctaaacagagctgccttcagatgatttctaaaagtcagatagttgtttatttccttgacatctgatgggagggcgttccactaccaagaaggccctcctctgcctggtcccctgtaaccttgcagtgagggaacccgccaaaaggccctcggagctggacctcagtgtccgggctgaacaatgggggtggagacgctccttcaagtatactgggccgaggccgtttagggctttaaaggtcagcaccaacactttgaattgtgctcggaaatgtactgggagccaatgtaggtgtttcaggtccggtgttatatggtctctgcagccactccCATCATAATGTCATTTGTCTCTGCTGAGTGGGAAGGAAGAGTGAGAGAAGGGGGGGGCATCTCTGTCCACTGGTGGCTTTGGCCCTGTTCACTGCCAGAATGTGGCCCCTGACGGATTTCTCCAGAGGAAATGCAGCCCTTGTCAGGAAAATGTTCTCCTCACCTCTCGCCCAGGTGTGATAGCTcagccggtagagcatgagactcttaatctcagggtcgtgggtttgagccccacattgggcgaaagattcttGTACCGCAAAGGAgtggaactagatgaccctcgtggtcccttccaacactacaactcACCCTAGCGCAGAGTAGCTTCTttgccacagaaaaggctgtccaaaaaaaccccacaaaaaactcaAGTAGCTGTGTACAATACCTGCTTTTTGGGTCACACTTGGGTGCCTAGAGTTTTTCGATTTCAGGAATTTGCGAACTTTGGCCACAATATCGTCAACCTGGGCCTGGACGCTTTCTAGGCAGATGTCCGACAGTGGGTTGCAGTACTGGTCAATCAATACAGCCCctggaaaaacacaaaagagagGCAGGACAGAAATATATTCCATTAAAATTACTCAAGGGGTTGTGAGCAGATTTCATCTCAAATGGAAAGAGCTGCTGGGTAATGGGAAGTAGTGGCTGGGCAGACACCTGCCATGGGGCACTGTAGCCACCAGGTGCCTGAATTGAGCAGCGAGTCGATTAGATCGGGGCGGGGAACCATTtgaagcctgagggccacattctctcacGAGCAGCCTTCCCGAGTGCCACGTaacagtggtgggtggagcaacaaatcgGGCTCTTGCTTTTGTACAGCAGGTTACagtccagccatgcaaaagccagagattTACACCCCACTCCAATCAccccctctctccacacacacactctcctgcAAGttaagcaaaaggcattatcatgGTTCATGAGCACATAACATCTAAGCAAACACAGAGAAGGCGTGGCCTCTGAGGGGGCGTGGCCTAGGAGAGCCCCAAGGGCCAAATAGGGATGGAGGACTGCATCTGTTTCCCAGGACTGAGATTCCCCATCTTTGGAAAAGATTATTTTTTCCAAAGAGCCCCTCCTCATGaaattataaaaacatttttaacctttctttctctctctctctctctctctctctctctctcacacacacacacacacacacgtgtgtgtgtgtgagtgagagagagagagagagagagagagagagagacttggcaaGTGAAAGAGAAGGAAATTCTCATTTGAGTAAGATAAGTGAAGAATTAAACTGGCCAGTCTGTATTGCATTAAGAGGAAATTAAAAGCTAAACAAGGAAAAGCAGATGGGGGTGTTGGGATAAAGCCCTTCAAATCCGGGTAATGATGGAGTGTATTTCAGAAATAATATTTGCGAACAGACAACGAACAAAAAAAGAATGGGCTGATTTCAAAACAAACCACTGAATTAAATTACTGTCTGTTTTGTAATGAATGCAAtgaggtttggtttttttctttttctttttggtaactGCATTGGAAAATATTGGATGCTCCAGTAGGTCACGCTATTTTAATTTAACTACATTTTGAGTGATGCTCCATTTGGATTCTTTTGTGTGACGCAGAGCCTTTGGCTAAACAATAAAGATTCGGCTGGCAGTACCGATGCTTGCTATCACGTTGAGGCCTCCACTCACCTTCCAAAAAGGACTGCTCATCCGCTGGGCGCTGAAGATACACTTTCAGTTTCTTCAATATGTTTTGCTGCCGCATGAAGTAAAGGATTTTCTTTGCATAGTACTTCCACGTCAGGCCTTTCCTGCACAGTGAAGGAGAACCATTGTGGTGAGCGACCGCTTGAGTCGGAAGAatgggaagaggaaagaaagccAAGTGCACAAAGAGAAACGCTTGAATGGTGCGATTATAAGGGGCTAGCCAAGCAGAGCATGGGAACAACTACCAAGCCCTGAAAGCAGGATCTTATTAATACGGCTCAGGTATCTGCCGTGACTTTAAAAGACAACTTCTGACCCCTAAAGCACAATCTTATCCGCGGAAcgcaaaagcaggcagagaacTACAATGCCGCTCAAATACTCTCACGCCAGCTGGGATTTTTGCCAACATCAATAGTGTTATTAAACTTCAGCAATAAACAAAAGAGGGGTAGAAAGATGAAAGAGATACGGATCAGCATACAATGCAGAAAAATTGCACTGGGGAGCCTGGCCATAAAGAATAAAGGAAGGCTTTAAAGTtgcagttctcagagtggcttaacagtctATCCTTTCCCCCCAGGAAACTCTGGAAGTGGTAGCTCAGCGGGGGGCGGGTCTCCTAACAGCACCCGTAACAAACCACAGGTCCCAGGACTCTTTGTGGggttaagaatggaaaaatattCCTCCAAGTCCACCTTATGACTTGGAGGGATGCAAGGTCATCAGACCACAGTGTAAATATGGTGGGTATTGATCCTTCCAGGCTTGAAATGTCACTTGACACCTACTTAAAAGAACAGCTGAAGAAGACTTGGTGCTGCTGCATTTGTGTCAGTGCCTTGGACAGAAGACCAATTTAATAATTATTCCGTTGTAAGAAAATGTAGTGCGCCAAGATATTTACGATGTTTCTTGAGAGACAGTGCAATGTAGTGGTCAAGAAAGACCAACTAAGACTGGGAAGACCCaagattttaatgtatttaaatctttgttggaaggcgcccagagtggctggggaaacccagccaaatgagtggggtataaataataaattattaatgttgttattatttatcatGATGGGAATTAGCCTGGCTTCGTTCCTGTAGCCACAAGAAGGGGTGCAGAAACATTCACTTCTGTTTCCAAAAGCACTTAATTTTAACtactgtttgtgttttttgtgttccaAGAACCCAATTCTACAGAATGCTTCCTACTTCACATCCTATTGTTCCACTATACCAGGTGTGTGGACAACTTTgtccctcccatcagccccagcaaacacagGAAatagccagggattatgggagttgaagttcagcaaaaGATGGActatgttccccacacctgctctataCCCTCCTGGGctctgcatgcatgcacaggTGATGCTCCTGTTCCTCC
This is a stretch of genomic DNA from Lacerta agilis isolate rLacAgi1 chromosome 17, rLacAgi1.pri, whole genome shotgun sequence. It encodes these proteins:
- the FBXO21 gene encoding F-box only protein 21 isoform X2, whose amino-acid sequence is MKYYNQVDSVNWLEEYKQRHKAGLEARRIVASFSKRFFSDHVPCDGFTDIETLECPSHFFEDELMSILNMEGRKGLTWKYYAKKILYFMRQQNILKKLKVYLQRPADEQSFLEGAVLIDQYCNPLSDICLESVQAQVDDIVAKVRKFLKSKNSRHPSVTQKAGEVLIVSQVELQRQVLDAMNYVLYEQLKYKGNEVDYYNSLNSYIRQVLIHRTGIPISLSVLYLTIARQLGVRLEPVNFPSHFLLRWCQGTEGSTNIYDYAYIDAFGKGKQLTVKECEYLIGHHVTEEFYGVATAKEVLQRMVGNLLNIGKRESTDQSYQLLRDSLDLYLAMYPDNVQHLMLQARLYFHLGIWPEKVLDILQHIQALDPSQHGAVGYLVQHTLEHIERRKEEAGPDVKLHSEEKHKDVCYSVGLIMKHKRYGYNCVIYGWDPACMMGNEWIRNMNVHSLPHGSQQPFYNVLVEDGSCRYAAQENLEYNMEPREIPHPDIGRYFAEFAGTHYLANTELEFRYPEDPRLTLADVQKTYGNQE
- the FBXO21 gene encoding F-box only protein 21 isoform X1; this encodes MKGLTWKYYAKKILYFMRQQNILKKLKVYLQRPADEQSFLEGAVLIDQYCNPLSDICLESVQAQVDDIVAKVRKFLKSKNSRHPSVTQKAGEVLIVSQVELQRQVLDAMNYVLYEQLKYKGNEVDYYNSLNSYIRQVLIHRTGIPISLSVLYLTIARQLGVRLEPVNFPSHFLLRWCQGTEGSTNIYDYAYIDAFGKGKQLTVKECEYLIGHHVTEEFYGVATAKEVLQRMVGNLLNIGKRESTDQSYQLLRDSLDLYLAMYPDNVQHLMLQARLYFHLGIWPEKVLDILQHIQALDPSQHGAVGYLVQHTLEHIERRKEEAGPDVKLHSEEKHKDVCYSVGLIMKHKRYGYNCVIYGWDPACMMGNEWIRNMNVHSLPHGSQQPFYNVLVEDGSCRYAAQENLEYNMEPREIPHPDIGRYFAEFAGTHYLANTELEFRYPEDPRLTLADVQKTYGNQE